The Maridesulfovibrio sp. genomic sequence AAAAACAACAGTAACGATCTCAATTTCCGGAAACATGAAGCTGACATCAAGCCCGAAAGCCAAGCCGCTGAGAACGGAAAAGACCACCAGAAGTTGAAGGGCTGTGGTTATCTTGCTGGTCCATAGTGGATCGATCTTCTTCTCCACATTCACGCCATAAAATTTAAGCAGGAAAAGACCGCCAATAATTATCAGATCACGGGAGACGACAACAACTGTCAACCAGACGGGAATATAATTCTGGGCCGAAAGACAAAGAAAAGAACTGACCAGCAATATTTTATCCGCAAGAGGATCAATCATAGCCCCGAATTCGGTTCGCTGATTCATGACCCGAGCCAGAAAACCATCCAGACCATCCGAAATACCGGCCACCATGAAAAGCATCCACGCCACAAGGAAATGACTCTCGAGGTAGGCAATAACAACCCCCGGCGTGAGCAATATCCTGAATATGGTGATCAGGTTGGGAATGGTCCAGATATTCCGGCGCGCCATGGTCCTTCCTTATTCTTTCGCCTCCTCAAGTCCCTCCAGACTGAAAGTCAGCCCGCGGGGAGGCAGGTAATCATTCAAATAACCACGAAGCACCCACTGGTCAGAAATTTCAAGAGACCAACTGGCCGAGACAGCAGTGGGCTTCATTTCCACATCCAGCAACTGAACTTCCTGTACGGCTGAGTCCCATGTTTTCAGCTTGCGCCCGAAATCACGTACTCCCTCGGGATTGAACCAGCCGCTGACCACCAGCACTGCCTTGGGATTCATGAGGGCATCAATATTCTCAGAGCCGAAATATTTACCCCAGAGTTCACGCCAAACCGAATCAATACTGTCGCCTGAACCGTACCACTTTCCACGGGAAGACTGCAGTTCTCCGGCCCAACGTTTTTCGGAAGCATGGCGCACGGAAAAGACCGCAGCAGTACCGTTACTGTCTGCAACTGTGGATTTGCTCAAGCCGTAAAGAGTGACCAGACGGTCAATCTCCCTGTTCTGTTCAATCAGAAGTTCTTCATTCAAGGGGAACTTCCCGTTGGAGACTTCAATCTGCGCAGCCACTTCCCCGCTGGAAAAAAGACCCATTTTTTTCAATGCAGCACGCAGGCTCTTGCGGTTTACATTAACATCAATGGAAACAGACACGCCGTCTTCAGCCATCTTGACATCCATATCTTTATAACCGCTGATGTACTCTTCATAATATTTTCCGAAAGACTTTTTTACTGCTTCTGTCCTTGCTGCTGAGAGTGTTCCGGGAATCATACGCGAAGCCTCTGCAAACAGGGCCTGGGCAAAAGCCTCGGTCACAGCTTCCTGTCGCAGAGTCCTTTGCGGCACTTCCACTTCAGGATCCACAGGCTTGAAAATCTGAACCTTAACCGCATGGGCCGGCACAGCGGCACAAAGCAGCACGGCAACAAAAGCTGTAAAAACAAAAAATCTTATCTGATGGAAAAACTTCAATTTATAACTCCGGTCTGTATTCATTATTGCTGCTGGTTCGGGGTTGGGTTGGTTTCATCAAGAGAATCTTCCTGTATCCCGCTCTCAATATTATCAACATTGGAACCCTGTTTCCGGCCTGA encodes the following:
- a CDS encoding CDP-alcohol phosphatidyltransferase family protein, with the protein product MARRNIWTIPNLITIFRILLTPGVVIAYLESHFLVAWMLFMVAGISDGLDGFLARVMNQRTEFGAMIDPLADKILLVSSFLCLSAQNYIPVWLTVVVVSRDLIIIGGLFLLKFYGVNVEKKIDPLWTSKITTALQLLVVFSVLSGLAFGLDVSFMFPEIEIVTVVFTFISGAVYLRRGLVMFAEEVDSAPK